Proteins encoded by one window of Flavobacterium sp. N502540:
- a CDS encoding Gfo/Idh/MocA family protein — translation MKILIVGLGSIARKHITVLKSLKIGASIYALRSDISSKAEEGIENIYDLEDLSFSFNFAIISNPTNLHFQFIEKLAKLNIPLFIEKPAVHTLENVAQLINLIENRKLTTYVACNLRFHPCITFLKNKLINESLKINEVNVYCGSYLPDWRPNVDFRKIYSANASMGGGVHLDLFHELDYVSWLFGLPKNSSSTLRNVSSLNIDAIDYANYILEYDTFTASVILNYYRKKSKRVIEIVFDNEILEVDLINSRILNDDKICVFEAPNFEIKNTYVDQLDYFINCLNENVIPMNSLRESVEILKIVLKDE, via the coding sequence ATGAAGATATTGATTGTCGGTTTAGGATCAATTGCTAGAAAACACATTACCGTTTTAAAAAGTTTAAAAATAGGTGCGTCTATTTATGCACTAAGATCAGATATAAGTTCAAAAGCTGAAGAAGGAATTGAAAATATTTATGATCTCGAAGATTTAAGTTTTTCTTTTAATTTTGCAATTATTTCAAATCCAACTAATTTGCATTTTCAATTTATAGAAAAGTTGGCAAAACTTAATATTCCCTTATTTATTGAGAAGCCGGCTGTACATACGTTAGAAAATGTAGCGCAATTAATTAATTTAATAGAGAATAGAAAACTGACTACTTATGTAGCTTGTAATTTAAGATTTCATCCGTGTATTACATTTCTGAAAAATAAGTTAATTAATGAAAGTTTAAAGATTAATGAAGTTAATGTTTATTGTGGTTCATATTTACCAGATTGGCGACCTAATGTAGATTTTAGAAAAATTTATAGTGCTAATGCCTCTATGGGAGGTGGAGTACATTTAGATTTGTTCCATGAATTAGATTATGTCAGTTGGCTATTTGGATTACCTAAAAACAGTAGCTCGACTCTTAGAAATGTGTCAAGCCTAAATATTGATGCGATCGATTATGCTAACTATATACTAGAGTATGATACTTTTACAGCTAGCGTTATATTAAATTATTACAGAAAAAAATCAAAGAGAGTAATTGAAATTGTTTTTGATAATGAGATTTTAGAAGTTGATTTAATTAATAGCCGCATTTTAAATGATGATAAAATATGTGTTTTTGAAGCTCCAAACTTTGAAATTAAAAACACTTACGTTGATCAATTAGATTATTTTATCAATTGCTTAAATGAAAATGTAATACCTATGAATTCTTTGAGAGAATCTGTAGAAATATTAAAAATTGTATTAAAAGATGAATAA
- a CDS encoding polysaccharide biosynthesis protein → MQKSYSKNYLKIYFYQILSIVLGFASLFIVVPFLSSDKITYGIYTVCISISIFLSYADLGFLGAGMKYAAESFSRGDIDEEIEIIGFTHFVLFVFLVLLSSGFLYLSFNPQLLIKDIKAEDQIDTASNLLLILALFSPTIILQRMMQMIFGIRLQDFILQKINIIGNIIKISSVFYFFGFEKYNIVGYFLFVQVVNLSCSIFAMIKAKKIFNYNFKELFKKLRFNKVIFYKTKHLALSGLIVTISWILYYELDSFAIGKLLGAKEVAIYAIGLTILSFFRSLLGVFFSPFSARFNHFIGTDVQDGLRSFYLHVISISFPVVVLPIIAIVIFSKPFVISWVGLEYQESIQIVQLLIACNILAFISYPAGMLMVAHEKLKEMYIVSFLMPIIYWVGIYFTIDLLGLKSFALFKFFAFFISGLVYMWYSLSFLKISMFSFLKEQIVPYLPSILFLSLSLYFFNNYFVTDKDKLNLVINAGIIALVLFISFGIGILTVKTLRNYFYRTLKLLKPVKNEI, encoded by the coding sequence ATGCAAAAATCATATTCAAAGAATTATTTAAAAATTTATTTTTATCAAATTTTATCGATTGTACTAGGGTTTGCGTCTTTATTTATTGTTGTCCCTTTCCTGAGTAGTGATAAAATTACATATGGAATTTATACCGTTTGCATTTCAATTTCGATATTTTTGTCTTATGCAGACCTTGGTTTTTTAGGTGCAGGGATGAAGTATGCGGCGGAAAGTTTTTCCCGTGGAGATATAGATGAAGAGATAGAAATAATTGGATTTACCCATTTTGTACTATTTGTATTTTTAGTTTTACTTTCATCGGGTTTTTTATATTTAAGTTTTAATCCTCAATTGCTTATCAAAGATATAAAAGCTGAAGATCAAATTGATACAGCAAGTAACTTACTTCTTATATTAGCATTATTTTCACCTACGATAATTTTGCAGCGTATGATGCAAATGATATTTGGAATTAGGTTACAAGATTTCATTTTGCAGAAAATAAATATCATCGGAAATATAATTAAAATTAGTTCAGTGTTTTATTTTTTCGGCTTCGAAAAGTATAATATAGTGGGGTATTTCCTTTTTGTTCAAGTTGTAAATTTGTCATGTTCAATATTTGCAATGATAAAGGCAAAGAAAATTTTTAACTACAATTTTAAAGAATTGTTTAAGAAGTTAAGATTTAACAAAGTGATATTTTATAAGACTAAACATTTGGCTCTTTCGGGTTTAATTGTAACAATTTCATGGATTTTATATTATGAATTGGATTCTTTTGCGATAGGTAAACTTTTAGGAGCCAAAGAAGTTGCTATTTATGCTATCGGTTTGACAATTCTAAGTTTTTTCAGATCGCTTTTAGGAGTTTTCTTCTCGCCATTTTCGGCAAGATTTAATCACTTTATAGGGACAGACGTACAAGATGGATTAAGATCATTTTACCTTCATGTTATATCTATTTCTTTTCCAGTCGTAGTATTGCCAATTATTGCAATAGTAATCTTTTCAAAGCCATTTGTCATTTCATGGGTAGGTTTAGAATATCAAGAATCGATACAAATCGTTCAGTTGTTAATTGCCTGTAATATTTTAGCGTTTATTAGCTATCCGGCAGGAATGCTTATGGTGGCTCATGAGAAATTAAAAGAAATGTATATTGTAAGTTTTCTGATGCCAATAATTTATTGGGTAGGAATTTATTTTACAATAGATTTATTGGGATTAAAATCTTTTGCTCTGTTTAAATTTTTTGCTTTTTTTATTAGTGGACTTGTATACATGTGGTATTCTTTATCATTTTTAAAGATTTCGATGTTTAGTTTCCTCAAAGAGCAAATAGTTCCGTACCTACCTTCAATACTTTTTTTATCCCTTTCTCTTTATTTTTTTAATAACTACTTTGTTACAGATAAAGATAAATTGAATTTGGTGATTAATGCTGGAATAATTGCGCTAGTATTATTTATATCATTTGGGATTGGTATTTTAACGGTTAAAACATTAAGAAACTATTTTTATAGAACATTAAAATTATTAAAACCTGTCAAGAATGAGATTTGA
- a CDS encoding acylneuraminate cytidylyltransferase family protein — MKILITICARGGSKGIPGKNIKNINGKSLIGYSIDLTKKIGEKFDVKVALSTDDEAIKMTAESFGIFTEYKRPDDLATDTAGKIDTIKDLLLYEESLIEEKYDFVLDLDVTSPLRTLSDITNSLDVMLVNTEALNLFSVNPAARSPYFNMVEKNADGFYSLVKTNPDGSVMTRQSAPKVFELNASFYWYRRSFFESGSKSAITDKSLIYEMDHICFDLDHPIDFLFMEYLLQTNKLDFEL; from the coding sequence ATGAAAATATTAATAACTATTTGTGCTAGAGGTGGCTCTAAAGGAATACCAGGTAAAAATATAAAAAATATTAATGGTAAATCTTTGATAGGTTATTCTATTGATTTAACAAAGAAAATAGGAGAAAAGTTTGACGTAAAAGTAGCTTTATCTACTGATGATGAGGCGATTAAAATGACTGCAGAGTCATTTGGCATTTTTACAGAATATAAAAGACCAGATGATCTGGCCACAGATACAGCGGGAAAAATTGACACAATTAAAGATTTGTTGCTTTATGAGGAATCCCTAATTGAAGAGAAGTATGATTTTGTTTTAGATTTAGATGTAACGTCTCCATTACGGACGTTAAGCGATATAACAAATTCATTAGATGTAATGCTTGTAAATACTGAAGCATTAAACTTATTCTCAGTTAATCCCGCCGCTCGAAGTCCTTATTTTAACATGGTTGAAAAAAATGCAGATGGGTTTTATTCATTAGTGAAAACAAATCCGGACGGAAGTGTAATGACACGTCAATCTGCCCCAAAAGTATTTGAACTAAATGCTTCATTTTATTGGTACAGAAGATCTTTTTTCGAATCTGGGTCAAAGAGTGCAATTACAGATAAATCGTTGATATATGAAATGGATCATATATGTTTTGATTTAGATCATCCAATAGATTTTTTATTTATGGAGTATCTTCTTCAAACTAACAAACTTGATTTTGAGTTATGA
- a CDS encoding NAD-dependent epimerase/dehydratase family protein, with translation MGKSIKKVLITGGAGFIGSNVARILINDGYEITILDNFLPQIHGEKNELSADLKDKVRLIVGDVSDRTVLFNALKGQDAVIHYAAETGTGQSMYAVSHYTNVNIQATADLCDYIINESHDLQSVIVASSRSIYGEGKYISPDYGVVYPNSRTFQNVKESFEVCCPVSGKNNLNLEATDESSKIHPSSFYGITKQVQEQMIILAAKLKNINGYALRYQNVYGPGQSLKNPYTGILSIFTRLALQDEDINIFEDGLESRDFVHIQDVVDATIRCLKLEEKGQHILNVGSGIPINVIEVANEIVTYLKSKSEIKISGAFREGDIRHNFADLRLINEITGFEPKWSFKEGLHSFIDWALEQNDIPKDTTDYKRSLGELKEKGLLNG, from the coding sequence ATGGGAAAAAGTATAAAAAAAGTTTTAATTACTGGAGGAGCAGGTTTTATAGGCTCGAATGTTGCTAGAATTTTAATAAATGACGGATATGAAATTACAATTTTAGATAATTTTCTTCCGCAGATTCATGGGGAGAAGAATGAATTATCAGCCGATTTGAAGGATAAAGTAAGATTAATTGTGGGAGATGTTTCTGATAGGACGGTACTTTTCAACGCTTTAAAAGGACAGGATGCTGTTATTCATTATGCGGCAGAAACCGGTACAGGACAATCGATGTATGCTGTTTCACACTATACGAATGTAAACATACAAGCTACCGCAGATTTATGCGATTATATTATAAATGAATCTCATGATTTACAATCAGTTATAGTGGCTTCATCTCGTTCTATATATGGGGAGGGAAAATATATTTCTCCAGATTATGGAGTTGTATATCCTAATTCGAGAACATTTCAAAATGTAAAAGAGAGTTTCGAAGTTTGTTGTCCGGTCTCTGGAAAGAATAATTTGAATTTGGAAGCAACCGATGAATCTTCTAAAATTCATCCATCCTCTTTTTATGGCATAACGAAGCAGGTTCAGGAGCAAATGATTATTTTGGCAGCAAAATTGAAAAATATAAATGGTTATGCATTAAGGTATCAAAATGTTTACGGACCAGGTCAGTCTTTAAAAAATCCTTATACGGGGATCTTATCTATTTTCACTCGTTTAGCTTTGCAAGATGAGGATATAAATATCTTTGAAGATGGTTTAGAAAGTAGAGATTTTGTTCATATTCAAGATGTTGTTGATGCGACTATTCGCTGTTTGAAATTAGAAGAAAAAGGGCAGCATATATTAAATGTAGGAAGTGGTATACCAATAAATGTTATTGAAGTTGCAAATGAAATAGTTACTTACCTAAAAAGTAAATCCGAAATAAAAATATCTGGAGCTTTTAGAGAGGGAGACATCCGTCATAATTTTGCCGATCTGAGACTAATAAATGAGATTACTGGTTTCGAGCCAAAATGGAGTTTTAAGGAAGGCCTGCATAGTTTTATAGACTGGGCATTAGAACAGAATGATATCCCGAAAGATACTACAGATTATAAAAGATCTTTAGGAGAATTAAAAGAAAAAGGATTACTAAATGGATAA
- the hisH gene encoding imidazole glycerol phosphate synthase subunit HisH, which produces MKIVIADYGMGNIKSIVSTLNYLGVNDIVISADYKVLDSADKIILPGVGSFRKAMIQIKENHLDKNLEEIAVKGNKPLIGICLGMQLLGTSSTEDGFTAGLGFVNGHCIKFDNTDLKVPHVGFNQIKTDSKSKLYEGIPFESDFYFTHSYKMVSEHDIGQSHCHYDSDFIASFEYNNIVGVQFHPELSQKNGLRLLKNFIEKF; this is translated from the coding sequence ATGAAAATTGTGATAGCCGATTACGGCATGGGAAATATCAAATCTATTGTAAGTACTTTAAACTATTTAGGGGTTAACGATATTGTAATTTCCGCAGATTATAAAGTACTTGATAGCGCCGATAAAATTATTCTTCCGGGGGTTGGATCATTCAGGAAAGCAATGATACAGATAAAGGAGAATCATTTAGATAAGAATCTTGAAGAAATTGCTGTAAAAGGAAACAAACCTTTAATAGGAATTTGTTTGGGAATGCAACTTTTGGGTACTTCAAGTACAGAAGATGGTTTTACAGCAGGACTGGGGTTTGTTAATGGGCATTGTATAAAGTTTGATAATACAGATTTAAAAGTTCCACATGTTGGATTTAACCAGATAAAAACAGATTCTAAGTCAAAATTATATGAAGGCATACCTTTTGAATCTGATTTTTATTTTACCCATAGTTACAAAATGGTTAGTGAGCATGATATAGGCCAATCGCATTGTCACTACGATTCAGATTTTATTGCAAGTTTTGAATACAACAATATAGTAGGAGTCCAATTTCACCCCGAACTTAGCCAAAAAAATGGTCTCAGACTTCTGAAAAATTTTATAGAAAAATTCTAA
- a CDS encoding N-acetyl sugar amidotransferase, translated as MSENRITWCKNCLNMSTRPRITFDHRGWCNACQWMEEKKQIDWSHRQKQLDELITKYKSTNGNFDCIVPVSGGKDGSYVAYMLKHKYGMNPLAVTVRPALSLPIGDQNLFNFIQSGYDHIHISPNPVVLDRLNKYGFIEKGFPYYGWLIAIMTACIKTAANFKIPLMFYGEDGEVEYGGSTESKNNPLYDIEYMKKIYLEGGHQIVFDRIRADGDISEADLAFFKFPTDEEVSQIGLSFTHWSYFEAWDSYRNYVVAKEHCGLIEKEEGSVDTFTNFSQNDQALYTLHAYLMYLKFGFGRATQDAGIEIRRGSMTRDQALNLVKMYDNAYPHDLIDVFLDYYKMTKEEFDAVLDKYANKDLFEKIDGIWSPKFTPGEDFTI; from the coding sequence ATGAGTGAAAATAGAATAACGTGGTGTAAGAATTGTTTAAACATGTCAACGAGACCTAGAATTACATTTGATCATAGAGGTTGGTGTAATGCTTGTCAATGGATGGAAGAGAAAAAACAAATCGATTGGTCGCATAGACAAAAGCAACTGGATGAATTAATTACAAAATATAAATCTACTAATGGAAATTTTGATTGTATAGTTCCAGTTAGTGGTGGAAAAGATGGTTCTTATGTGGCATATATGTTAAAGCATAAGTATGGTATGAATCCATTAGCTGTTACTGTGCGTCCAGCTTTATCGCTGCCAATTGGGGATCAAAATCTTTTTAACTTTATTCAATCGGGGTATGATCATATTCATATATCTCCCAATCCGGTAGTATTAGACAGGCTTAATAAGTACGGTTTTATTGAAAAAGGTTTCCCGTATTACGGATGGCTAATTGCTATTATGACAGCTTGTATTAAAACAGCAGCAAATTTTAAAATACCACTGATGTTTTATGGTGAAGACGGTGAAGTTGAATATGGTGGTTCTACCGAAAGTAAAAATAACCCATTGTACGATATCGAATATATGAAGAAAATATATTTAGAAGGAGGACATCAGATAGTTTTTGACAGAATTAGAGCAGATGGTGATATTTCTGAAGCTGATTTAGCATTTTTTAAATTTCCTACTGACGAAGAAGTTTCACAAATTGGACTTTCTTTTACGCACTGGTCCTATTTTGAAGCTTGGGATTCTTATCGTAATTATGTTGTGGCAAAAGAACACTGTGGATTAATTGAAAAAGAAGAAGGAAGTGTAGACACATTTACTAATTTTTCGCAAAATGATCAGGCTTTATATACATTACATGCGTATTTGATGTATTTGAAATTTGGTTTTGGAAGAGCAACTCAAGATGCCGGTATAGAAATAAGAAGAGGGTCTATGACGAGAGATCAGGCATTAAACCTTGTAAAAATGTATGATAATGCTTATCCTCATGATTTAATAGATGTCTTTTTAGATTATTATAAAATGACCAAAGAAGAATTTGATGCTGTTTTAGATAAGTATGCAAATAAAGATTTATTTGAGAAAATAGACGGTATCTGGTCACCTAAATTTACTCCAGGAGAAGATTTTACGATATGA
- a CDS encoding HisA/HisF-related TIM barrel protein — protein sequence MLRKRIIFALIYSDGFFMQSRNFRLQKVGNLNWLEKNYKFQNIAFSLDELVVLNATRENKSIIDFAKTIENLVNDVFIPIAAGGGIRSMEDAKLLFNSGADKIVLNSVLYTNPDLVNSLVERYGSQSIVASIDYKKNGESFEVYINDGSNKIDLDLEDYLHYIEKLNVGEIYLNSIENDGTGFGYDFDTIERFESQIKIPLIIAGGAGNESHFMDGLKYKNVSAVATANLFNFIGDGLPKARIKLIESGENLANWNVDN from the coding sequence ATGTTAAGAAAGAGAATAATATTCGCATTAATTTATAGCGATGGCTTTTTTATGCAAAGCCGTAACTTTAGATTGCAAAAAGTAGGGAATTTGAATTGGCTCGAAAAAAACTATAAATTTCAAAATATTGCCTTTTCTTTGGATGAATTAGTTGTTTTAAATGCAACTCGTGAAAATAAATCAATTATTGATTTTGCTAAGACTATTGAAAACTTGGTGAATGATGTTTTTATTCCAATTGCAGCGGGGGGAGGAATTAGATCAATGGAAGATGCTAAATTGCTTTTTAACAGTGGAGCAGATAAAATAGTTCTAAATTCAGTTTTGTATACAAATCCAGATTTAGTAAATTCATTAGTAGAGAGATATGGGTCGCAAAGTATTGTTGCTTCTATTGATTATAAAAAAAATGGTGAAAGTTTCGAAGTCTATATTAATGACGGATCTAATAAAATAGATCTAGATTTAGAAGATTACTTACATTATATAGAAAAACTTAATGTGGGAGAGATTTATCTAAATTCTATTGAAAACGATGGAACTGGTTTTGGGTATGACTTTGATACGATTGAAAGGTTTGAATCTCAAATTAAAATTCCACTCATAATTGCTGGTGGAGCCGGAAATGAGTCTCACTTTATGGATGGATTAAAATATAAAAATGTTAGCGCAGTTGCTACTGCAAACTTATTTAATTTCATTGGTGATGGTCTGCCAAAAGCACGAATAAAATTGATCGAATCTGGAGAAAATTTAGCAAATTGGAATGTTGATAATTGA
- a CDS encoding acyltransferase, whose amino-acid sequence MINRVFNYLYRKGFYLLNNRKYKLLSSTAIIQRLLRVDGRENISIEKNVIIQKMTWIAAVPLTSESKCNLVIGEGSIIGHFNHIYATGEIILGKNVLTADKVYISDNLHQYEDINLPIMNQGIKQLPKLKIGDGTWIGENVCIIGANIGKNCVIGANSVVTKDIPDYCVAVGSPAKIIKRYNITLQKWEKV is encoded by the coding sequence ATGATAAATAGAGTGTTTAATTATTTATACAGAAAGGGCTTTTATCTTCTCAATAATAGAAAGTATAAGCTTCTCTCTTCTACAGCCATTATTCAAAGATTACTGAGAGTAGATGGGAGAGAGAATATTTCGATTGAGAAAAATGTAATTATTCAGAAAATGACATGGATAGCGGCTGTGCCACTAACGTCCGAATCAAAATGCAATCTGGTAATTGGAGAAGGAAGTATAATAGGACATTTTAATCATATATATGCTACTGGAGAAATTATTTTAGGAAAAAATGTTCTAACTGCCGATAAAGTTTATATTTCTGATAATCTTCATCAATATGAAGATATTAATTTGCCAATCATGAATCAGGGTATTAAACAATTACCAAAATTAAAAATTGGTGATGGGACATGGATAGGTGAAAATGTATGTATTATAGGAGCTAATATTGGTAAAAATTGCGTTATAGGAGCAAATTCAGTAGTTACCAAAGACATACCCGATTATTGTGTAGCTGTGGGATCGCCGGCAAAAATTATAAAAAGATATAATATAACATTACAAAAATGGGAAAAAGTATAA
- a CDS encoding oxidoreductase — MNNRLKNKIIIITGGNGLLGKAIVNRLISEGAFCINFEINHDTNEDLSNVYCDITDTASIDSALEIVLEKYKKIDGLVNNAYPRTKDWGNKFEDILFESWKQNVDWQLNSYFYLTQKVASSMAKQKMGSIINMASIYGVVGADFNVYEGTTMTMPAAYSAIKGALVNFTRYVASYFGPQQVRVNTVSPGGIFDNQNEVFVNNYCKKVPMRRLGTPEDIAPTVAFLLSDDSQYITGQNLIVDGGWTAI, encoded by the coding sequence ATGAATAACAGATTAAAAAATAAGATAATTATAATTACAGGAGGCAATGGTCTGTTAGGTAAGGCGATTGTTAATCGTTTAATTTCTGAAGGGGCTTTTTGTATTAATTTTGAAATTAATCATGATACTAATGAAGATTTATCAAATGTTTATTGCGATATAACTGATACTGCTTCGATCGACAGTGCACTAGAAATAGTTTTAGAAAAATATAAAAAGATTGATGGGCTTGTAAATAATGCTTATCCCAGAACAAAAGATTGGGGGAATAAATTTGAAGATATCCTTTTTGAATCGTGGAAACAAAATGTGGATTGGCAATTAAATAGCTATTTCTATTTAACACAAAAAGTAGCCTCATCAATGGCCAAACAAAAAATGGGGAGCATAATCAATATGGCTTCTATTTATGGAGTTGTAGGTGCAGATTTTAATGTTTACGAAGGAACAACAATGACAATGCCAGCGGCCTATTCTGCAATAAAGGGCGCATTAGTAAATTTTACAAGATATGTAGCTTCTTATTTTGGACCACAGCAAGTTAGAGTTAATACTGTTTCTCCAGGAGGAATTTTTGATAACCAAAATGAAGTTTTTGTAAATAATTATTGTAAAAAAGTTCCGATGAGAAGATTAGGAACACCAGAAGATATTGCTCCAACAGTAGCCTTTTTACTTTCTGATGATTCGCAATATATCACGGGACAGAATTTAATTGTCGATGGAGGCTGGACAGCCATTTAA
- a CDS encoding acyltransferase has product MLIIDIVKKIKYNLGADRIGPDHPFTHWKLYYKKQMLSLCKKKFKHFSDTADFRPGAYAVGCSNIEIGNRVVIRPGVMLFGESETLETSIIIEDNVMMGCGVHIYINNHKFDQKDVPLIDQGYYPDEPVVLKNGCWIGANSILLPGITVGINSVVGAGSIVTKSIPDGVVAVGSPARVVKEIAR; this is encoded by the coding sequence ATGTTGATAATTGATATAGTAAAAAAAATTAAGTATAACTTAGGAGCCGATAGAATCGGTCCGGATCATCCATTTACACATTGGAAATTGTACTATAAAAAGCAAATGTTATCTCTGTGTAAAAAGAAATTTAAACATTTTTCAGACACAGCAGATTTTAGACCAGGAGCCTATGCTGTAGGATGTTCTAATATTGAAATTGGAAATCGTGTGGTAATTCGTCCTGGAGTTATGCTGTTTGGAGAATCTGAAACCCTTGAAACTTCAATTATTATTGAAGATAATGTTATGATGGGATGTGGAGTTCATATTTATATAAATAATCACAAATTTGACCAAAAAGATGTCCCACTTATTGATCAGGGATATTATCCGGATGAACCAGTTGTTTTAAAAAATGGATGTTGGATTGGTGCTAATTCTATTCTTTTACCAGGAATTACTGTGGGAATAAATTCTGTAGTTGGAGCAGGCTCAATTGTTACTAAATCTATACCTGATGGAGTTGTTGCTGTTGGAAGCCCCGCTAGAGTAGTTAAAGAAATTGCTAGATAA
- a CDS encoding CatB-related O-acetyltransferase: protein MKRIELSKQMAGNASCKFSSSSEILKSTFGKFVVVFDNVRIYNSKIDSYSYIQMGSRIFNCEIGKFCSIASNVSIAPGIHDFSKVTTHPALVDKSTPLPKVFAKKVNIVNFKKVFISNDVWIGEKAIVLDGVKIGNGAIVASGAVVVRDVEPYSIVGGVPAKHIKYRFDRETIELFEKSEWWNYSEEWFENNADLMLDTEIFKAYLKDDK, encoded by the coding sequence TTGAAACGAATAGAACTGTCGAAACAGATGGCAGGGAATGCTTCCTGTAAATTTTCTTCTTCTTCAGAAATTCTAAAAAGTACTTTTGGAAAATTTGTCGTTGTTTTTGACAATGTTCGTATTTATAATTCTAAAATTGATTCCTACTCATATATACAAATGGGAAGCCGGATTTTTAATTGTGAGATTGGAAAATTTTGTTCAATCGCAAGTAATGTATCTATAGCACCAGGTATTCATGATTTCAGTAAAGTTACAACACATCCGGCTTTAGTTGATAAATCAACACCTTTACCTAAAGTTTTTGCTAAAAAAGTTAACATAGTAAACTTTAAGAAAGTTTTTATTAGTAATGATGTATGGATTGGAGAAAAGGCAATAGTTCTTGATGGTGTAAAAATTGGGAATGGGGCCATTGTCGCGTCAGGAGCAGTAGTCGTTAGAGACGTAGAGCCATATTCTATAGTTGGAGGTGTACCTGCAAAGCATATTAAATATAGATTTGATCGGGAGACGATCGAACTTTTCGAAAAGAGTGAATGGTGGAACTACTCGGAGGAATGGTTTGAAAACAATGCCGATTTAATGTTGGATACTGAAATTTTTAAAGCCTATTTAAAAGATGATAAATAG
- a CDS encoding nucleotidyltransferase family protein, protein MRVYKDHLILAGSKIKQALIQFNELSQDAILFVVDSEDKLIGALTDGDVRRGLLKGFTIDCIVDEIIQDNPRYIIKGENNLVKIIEYREGDFRIVPVVDESRKVVNVINFRKIRSYLPIDAVIMAGGRGQRLQPLTDTVPKPLLKVGDKAIMEHNLDRLALFGIDDFWVSVKYLGEQIENHFGKGENKNIKIEYVWENEPLGTIGAVSQIKNFEHDYILVTNSDLLTNIDYEQFFLEFIKQNADLAVLTIPYQVNVPYAVLETKDGAVKSFKEKPIYTYYSNGGIYLMKKEMLKFIPKETFFNATDLMEELIKNNLKVISFPFSGYWLDVGKHEDFEKAHIDIHNIKF, encoded by the coding sequence ATGAGAGTTTACAAAGACCATTTAATTCTTGCAGGAAGTAAAATAAAACAAGCTCTGATCCAGTTCAATGAGTTATCGCAAGATGCTATACTTTTTGTAGTGGATAGTGAGGACAAGTTAATCGGCGCATTGACGGATGGAGATGTTAGACGTGGTTTACTAAAAGGGTTTACAATAGATTGTATTGTTGATGAAATTATTCAAGATAATCCAAGATATATAATTAAAGGCGAGAATAATCTTGTTAAAATCATTGAATACCGTGAAGGTGACTTTCGAATAGTTCCCGTTGTTGATGAAAGTCGTAAAGTTGTAAATGTTATAAATTTTAGAAAAATCAGATCATATTTGCCTATTGATGCAGTAATCATGGCTGGTGGAAGAGGGCAAAGATTACAACCATTAACAGATACCGTTCCGAAACCACTTCTTAAAGTAGGCGATAAAGCAATTATGGAACATAATTTAGATCGTTTGGCTTTATTTGGGATTGATGATTTTTGGGTCTCAGTAAAGTATTTAGGTGAGCAAATAGAAAATCATTTTGGGAAAGGTGAAAATAAGAACATTAAAATAGAATACGTTTGGGAAAATGAACCTTTAGGTACTATTGGTGCAGTCTCTCAGATAAAAAACTTTGAGCATGATTATATTTTGGTAACGAATTCTGATCTGCTTACTAATATTGATTATGAACAATTTTTTCTTGAGTTTATTAAGCAAAATGCAGATTTGGCAGTATTAACAATTCCTTATCAGGTGAACGTTCCTTATGCGGTATTAGAAACAAAGGATGGAGCTGTAAAAAGCTTCAAAGAAAAACCTATTTATACGTATTATTCTAACGGAGGTATTTATTTGATGAAAAAAGAGATGTTAAAATTCATTCCAAAAGAAACCTTTTTTAATGCTACCGATCTTATGGAAGAATTGATTAAAAATAATCTAAAAGTAATTTCATTTCCATTTTCAGGTTATTGGCTAGATGTTGGTAAACATGAAGATTTTGAGAAAGCTCATATAGATATTCATAATATAAAATTTTAG